The genomic region ATCTGGGCTGCGGCGGGCAGGGTGGGGTCGATGTGTTGGCGCAGGCGGTGCTCTAAGTCTGCGGCGTTGCGGTCGGTGGTGTCGATGGTGATGCGTGCCCGGCCGTTGCGGGATCCGGAAAACGCCACTTGTCTGCGCGCGGGCGTGTCTTCTTTGGGGATGAGGTGGCGGGCGGCGCGCTCAATGGCGCGGTACCCGCCTTCAACGTTGAGCAGTTCCAGGCGTAGCCGCCAGCGTTCAGCAGCGGACTTCACACCAGCGAGGCGGCGTTCGATCAGGGCGAGCTCGTCCAAGGAGAAGCCTTGCGCCCGTTGTAAGGCGGTGGCTTGCTTGCGGGTGAACGTGGTTTTCCCGTAGTAGGTCTCGCGCAGCCGGCCGAACGCACGTGCTTTGTCCGGTGCGAAGCCCGCGGCGAGGGCAGCGTCAACGACGAAGTCGGCCAAGGTTGCTAGCGCCTTGGTCGACATCGCTTCGATGAGTGCTGCGAACGGGTTCATGGCCCATACGCTAAACCAACCGCAACCCCACCCGGACCCAGCCTGTGGAATTCGCGCCACACCCCCTGTGGATAACCGCTAACCTCCCAGTTAGAACGGGGTGGCGGAACGAACGTCGACAAGCACATGCATAATTGTGCGCATGACTCGATTGTTCGGAACTGACGGTGTGCGCGGCCTGGCTAACGAGGCCCTCACCGCATCACTTGCCCTCAAGCTCGGTGCCGCCGCCGCAACGGTGCTGACCAAAGACCGCGGCTCTGAAAAGCGCCGCCCGATCGCGCTGATCGGCCGCGACCCGCGCGTCTCCGGCGAAATGCTCGCCGCCGCGATGGCCGCCGGAATGGCATCCAAAGGCGTGGATGTGCTGCGCGTCGGCGTCATCCCCACCCCGGGCCTGGCGTATCTCACCGACGACTACGGCGCCGATATCGGTGTGATGATCTCCGCGTCGCACAACCCCATGCCGGACAACGGCATTAAGTTCTTCGCCGCCGGCGGCAAGAAGCTGCCGGACGACATCGAGGACGAGATCGAGCGCGCCATGGCGGTGCTCGAGGAGACCGGCCCGACCGGCACCGCCATCGGCCGCGTGATCGAAGAAGCACCCGACGCCCAGGAGCGCTACCTGGCCCACCTCAAGGAAGCAGTCGGCGAGAGCCTGAGCGGCATCAAGGTCGTGGTCGACTGCGCCAACGGCGCCGCCTCCGAGGTCGCCCCGAAGGCCTACGCCGCCGCTGGTGCCGAGGTCACCGCGATCCACAACACCCCGAACGCCTACAACATCAACGACGGCTCCGGCTCCACCCATATGGAGCAGATCCAGGCCGCCGTGGTCGAGCACGGCGCGGACCTGGGCCTGGCGCACGACGGCGACGCCGACCGCTGCCTGGCCGTGGACGCGCAGGGCAACATCGTCGACGGCGACCAGATCATGGCGATCTTGGCCACCGGCATGAAAGAGTCCAACTCGCTGAAGGACAACACGCTGGTCGCCACCGTGATGAGCAACCTGGGTCTGAAGCTTGCCATGCAGGACGAGGGCATCGAGTTGCGTCAGACGAAGGTGGGCGACCGCTACGTGCTCGAGGAGCTGAACCGCGGCGACTTCTCGCTCGGCGGCGAGCAGTCTGGCCACATCGTCGTGCCAGCGCACGCCACTACCGGCGACGGTGTCCTTTCCGGCCTGATGCTCATGCAGCGCATGGCGGAGACCGGCCAGACGCTTGCGGAGCTGGCCAACGTGATGACGGTGCTGCCGCAGACGCTGATCAACGTGCCGGTGTCGAACAAGGCGCTGATTTTGGAGGACGCCTCCGTTAAGGACGCGATCGCGGAAGCTGAGGCTGAGCTCGGCGATTCCGGCCGTGTGCTGCTGCGCCCGTCCGGCACCGAGGAGCTGTTCCGCGTCATGGTGGAAGCTGCGGAGGAGGAGCAGGCCCGCAAGGTTGCCGGTCGCCTCGCGGCGGTTGTCGCTGCGGTGTAGGTTTTTACAGCGCAGAAAGTTTTTGGCCTCGGCAGGGAACCGCCGGGGCTTCGGGGGAGTCTAAGTAAAGGTAAGACAGTTCAACTGCGAGCCTTTTGGGGGTGGGCACATGAGACATGCCGGGGCACTAGATATCGATGTGGATGCGGTGCGCAGGACATACACGGAAGCGATCGCGGCGTATCGCGGGGCGGCGCGCGATCTCGAGTGTAACCGGCCGGTGGTCGACGCCGCTGCGTTCGGTGCGGGGTTTGCGCGTGAGGGGCAGCGCATCGTGGATGCGTTGGAGGCGCTGCATTCCACGTCGCAGCGCTTTCTTGCCGCGCGTGGACAGCAGTGGGGGCAGGTGCTGGCGCTGAGCGACGCCACGGTGGCCGCTGACGCCTGTTCCGCCGACGCGTTGGGCGGGGTGATGGACGCATGATGGCAGCGGTCAAAGACGACGTCGAGGGGCTGGTCCGTGCCGTCGACGTCGCGCCCGAGGTAGGGCCGTCGCAACGCGCCGCGGTCCACGGGCTTGCTGGCGAACTGCTGGAGCTGGTCGGGCAGGCCGACGGGTTGGATCTCAGCGCGTTTCTTTCCGCCGGCGTGCGCCTCGCCGCCGGCTGCGAGCGGCCGGAAACGCAGGCGCGGGACTGCTCGTGCGACGACAGCGCGTGGTTCGACGAGGTCGGCATCCGCGAGCGCGAGCGTAGCGACGAGGTCAGCGAAAGCGAGCACTTCGATCGCGTGCAGCAGGTGGGCACGAGCATCGGGCAGTGCGGCGAGGCGCTCAGGGCGATTGTGGACACGGCGGAAACGGCCGTGCGCGCGTTGCTCGAGCCGGCGAAGCGGATGCTCGACGCGGTGTTGAATTGCGGCATTGTGCAGCTGGTGCAGCCGGCTGTGGAGGTGGTCATCGAGGCGTTGCGCTCGGCGCGCGAGACCGCCAGCGACCGCAATTGCGTGATCAAGGAGTGTTTGGGCGAGGTGGCCTCGCGCGCGGATGCCGCCGCGGTTGAGCAGCCTGCGCCGCCGGTGGAGTTTGAGCGGCAGGGGCGTTCGCTTTGCGACGTCGCCACGCGCCCCGCCGCCACCGCCACCGAGGCCGGTGCTCGGGCGGGGTTGGACGTGTCGTTGGATGCGACGCTTCGCATCGAGCCGGCCGCGCTGGTGGGCACGCTCGGCGCGGCCGGTGCAGCTGTGGCGCTGGGGGCGCTGGAGTGCATCGCCGCGGCGCAGCAGGAGTGCGAGCCGGAACCGGAGTGCGAGCCAGAGCCGCAGCCCGAGTGCGAGCCGGAACCCGAGCCTGAGTGCGAGCCGGAACCCGAGCCCGAGTGCGAGCCGGAACCCGAGCCTGAGTGCGAGCCTGAGCCCGAGCCTGAGCCGGAACCCGAGCCCGAGTGCGAACCGGAACCCGAGCCGGTGCCCGCCGAGGACGGTGTGATCACACCGCCGCCGGAGCTTGCGCAGGTGGAGGAGCCGGCGCCGCCGCCGAAGAAACTGGAGGCGGGCACGCAACCGGCGCAGGCTGGTGCGATCGATGAGGTAGGAAGTAACGGCGCCGCAGGGGCCGAGGCTGATCCGTGGGCAATGAAGAAAGCAGGGCAGTGGTAGCGATGGATTTTGAAGAGTTCGTGAACCAGTACCAGCGGCGCACCGCGAAGCGGATGGCGGATTTTGAGGCGCTGATGAAAGAAACGCAGCAGAAGATGGAAAGGACCGCCGAGCATCACGCGCGGGCGCGCGAGACCATGCCTCGGCAGCCGGTGACGGTGCCGCGCGGGGACTACAGCATGCCGCGTCCCCGCCGCAGTTCGGCACGAAAGGCACAGAAGCAGCAGATCCAGGCGGTGCTGCGCGCCATCGGCCCGAATGGAGAAAACCCCGTCGCGTAAAGCTACGCGACGGGGCCAGCCGGGGCGGCTTTAGAACAGGGAAAAGGCTGCGTTGTCGCGCGCCAGGCCGGCGGCCTTGGACAGGTCCTCGCCGGTCAGCGACTCGATGCCGGAGCCTTCCGCGTCCACCTCGGAGTAGGAGGAGTAGGCCTTGTCGCCGTCGAGCTGATGCAGCAGGTAGCCCACCAGCAGGCCGCGGATAGTCTCCTGCAGGCCGCGGTCGGATTTGCCCAGGCCGAGGACGCGCTTGACCATGTTGTCTTCGGAGAAGCTTTGCTGGTCGCCCTTCTTCGGGGCGCGGTAGACCACTTCGCCGGCCCAGTTGTAGGCCAGCTTGGCGGGGTTGCCGGGGTCGAACAGCGAGTCGCCGTCTTCGCCCGGGCCGACCACCATGCCGGGGACGAACAGGTTGCGCGCCGCCTCAACGGCGGACGGCGCCACGTTTGCCGGGTAGACCGCAGCCACGGCCTTCGCCTTGGGGTTGTCCACCGCCGCCAGCACTGCTGCGCCGCCGCCCATGCCGTGGCCGACGATGCCCAGTTTGCCGGGGGAGATGGAGATGTTGCCGTTGCCCAGCCGCACACCGGCGAGGATCTGCATCGCGGTTTCCAGGTCGGCGGCGAACCCCGGGTGGTCGGTTTTGAACCCGGTTTCCGTGGCCGGCGCGGCGACGGCGATGCCCCAGCTGGCCAGGTGGCGCAGGGTGCCTTCGTAGGCGTCGATGTCCTTGAGCCAGTCGTGGCCGAACGCGACGCCGGGCAGGTTCTTGCCCTCGGCGGGGGTGTAGACCTTGCCGGGCAGCCCGGTGTATCCCAGGTCGCCTTCCAGGACGCGGTGCGGGCCGCGCTTGGACAGGTCGGAGAGTTTCTTCAGCTTCGCAGACACGCGGGCAATCCTACTGCAATCTCGTCTCGGCTAGTGTGAGTCCGACATACAGGCCCGAACCGGCAACCCACATAGGAGGACAGATGCGCGGTGCCTTGCAGTTGGCGTTCATTGATTCCGTGAATCTGCTCTTAATCGGCGTCATTGTCGCAGTCGGTATCGCGGCGCGCCGGAACTACGCCAAGACCACCGCGTTGTTGATCGCGGGCGACTGGTGCGGGGTGGCGGGCTTGGCATTGGTCATGCTGGTCATTTTCGACGGGCTGGGCCCGGTGGTGCAGCGCTTTGTCGAAGGCCCTGTTTTTGGCATTTTGCTCATCGCCACTGGCGTCCTCACTGCGGTGCTGGCGTTGCGCGGCGGCGACAATTCCTCGTTGACCAGCAAGATTATGCGCCCGCTTGCCACACCCGGGCCGGCGACAGTGCTCACCGGCGTCGTGCTCGGTCTTGTCCAGTCTGCTACGTCGTTTCCGTTTTACGGCGGGCTCGCGTTGCTGTCGGCGTCTGGCATTGAGTCGCAGGTGCGCTATGCGTCGATTCCGCTGTATGCCACGGTGGCGCTGTCACTGCCGACGCTGTCCGCCTTCGCCGTCGGCTGGGTGCGCGCGAAGCCGGACAGTGCGGCTGCCCGCGCGTTCGCGTGGGCGCGCGCCCACCCGGACAAAGTCACGGCTGTTGCGACGTGGGCGGTGGCAGCACTGCTCATCGTGTTGGGCGTGACCCACGTGGTGTAATAGCCCCGTGCTGACAACAACGATCGATCTCGACGCTATCGCCCACAACACCCGCACGTTGCGCGCGCAGACGCAGGCGCAGCTGATGTGTGTGGTCAAGGCGGACGCCTACAACCACGGCGTGGAGCGGTGCGTGCCGGTCATGGAGGCCAACGGCGCGGACGCGTTCGGCGTGGCCACGTTCGCGGAGGCGCGCCGGGTGCGGGCGTTGACCGGCAAGCCGGTGTTGGCGTGGCTGTGGGATCCGGCGGAGCAGATCCCGGAGGGCGTGGATGTCGGCGTGCCGTCGCTGGAGCACTTGCGGGCGCTTATCGACGTCCCTTCGGCGCCCACCATCTACCTCAAAGTCGACACCGGGATGCACCGCTCCGGCATCGACGAGCAGCGCTGGCAGGAGGCGTTCGAGCTGGCGCTGGTCGCTCAAAAACAGGGCAGGTGCGAGGTGGCGGGGTTGATGACGCACCTCAGCTGCGCCGACGACCCGTCCGACCCGTACACCGACCAGCAGGCGACGGCGTTTCGCCGCGCCATCGCGCAGGCGCGCCAGGTGGGCTTGCGTGTGGAGCGCAACCACGCGGCGAACTCGGCCGCGACGTGGACGCGACCAGATCTGCACTTCGACATGGTGCGCCCGGGATTGAGCTTGTACGGCCTGGAGCCGGTGGTGGGCCTGGACCACGGGCTGCGTCCGGCGATGACGTGGTCGGCGCCGGTGGTGACGGTGAAGCCGATGCGCGCCGGTGAGGCCACCAGCTACGCGCGTACCTGGCAGGCGCCCGAAGACGGCTTCAGCGCCGTGATCCCGGTCGGCTATGCGGATGGGGTGCAACGCAGCTGGCAGGGCGCGCTCGAGGTGGAAATTGGCGGGCGTTCCTACCCGCAGGTGGGGCGGGTGTCCATGGATCAGGTGGTCATTTGGCTGGGCGCCAATGAGGCGGGTGTCGCGCCGGGGGACACCGCTGTGCTGTTCGGCGACGCCACCGCGCTGGCAGCCCGGGCTGGCACCATCAACTACGAGGTTGTCTGCGCCCCGCGCGGGCGCACCACACGCACCTACATCGGAGAGGGCAAGTAAATGGAGGCAAGTTTTCCGGACCGTGGCGAGCGGCTGTGCCCGACGGCCGCGGACGCGCAGGCGCTGGGCGCGGAGCTGGGCAAGGCGCTGCAGGCGGGCGATCTGGTGGTGCTCGACGGCCCGCTCGGGGCAGGCAAGACCACCTTCACCCAGGGCATCGCAAGGGGGATGGGGGTCAAAGGGCGGGTGACCTCGCCGACGTTTGTGATTGCGCGTGAGCATGCGTCGCAAAGCAACGGCCCCGCGCTGGTGCACGTGGATGCCTACCGGTTGGGCGAGGACCCGCTGGGGGAGTTAGACGCGCTCGACTTAGATACCGCGCTGGAAGACGCGGTCGTGGTGGCGGAGTGGGGCGGCGGGCTGGTGGAGCAGCTCGCGCAGCGCTACATCCACGTCACCCTGGACCGGCGCACGCACGCCGAGACGGAGGCGCGGATCATCTCCTGGCGTGTCGAGTCCGGGATGTAGGCTTATGCGCATGCTCAACCTCTCAAGCCAGTCCCGCCGCTGGATCGTGCTCGCAGCCGTGCTGTGGCTGGTCCTTCTGGCCGGCATCATTTTCATCCCGCAGTCCCGCTCCACCGAGGTTGCACAGGTGGAGCCGACCAACTCGCTGTCGCGCTCGCTGCAGCAGACCCGTCCGGGCGGCGAGGTGGTCACCGCTCAGCTGGTGGACCCGTCGCGCATTTACGACGCGGAGCGCTTCCTCGGCTACACCACCTTGTGCCCGAACGAGCCGGAGGAGCTGGTGGGCGCGAAGCTCGATGCGTTCGGCCTGAACGCCGAGGACCTCGACCTCGACGGCGACCTCGGCTACGTCCTGCTCATCCCGGGAGGCCAGGGCGAGGAGCCGATGGTCGATGCGGTGGAGCTGGACCGGGTGGACATCTGCACTGTGCCGCAGTCTGAGTCCTTCCCGCTGAACACGGCGATGCCGTTCCACATGGACCAGGGCCGCTGGACCCTCGGGATG from Corynebacterium fournieri harbors:
- a CDS encoding GAP family protein, with product MRGALQLAFIDSVNLLLIGVIVAVGIAARRNYAKTTALLIAGDWCGVAGLALVMLVIFDGLGPVVQRFVEGPVFGILLIATGVLTAVLALRGGDNSSLTSKIMRPLATPGPATVLTGVVLGLVQSATSFPFYGGLALLSASGIESQVRYASIPLYATVALSLPTLSAFAVGWVRAKPDSAAARAFAWARAHPDKVTAVATWAVAALLIVLGVTHVV
- a CDS encoding dienelactone hydrolase family protein, whose product is MSAKLKKLSDLSKRGPHRVLEGDLGYTGLPGKVYTPAEGKNLPGVAFGHDWLKDIDAYEGTLRHLASWGIAVAAPATETGFKTDHPGFAADLETAMQILAGVRLGNGNISISPGKLGIVGHGMGGGAAVLAAVDNPKAKAVAAVYPANVAPSAVEAARNLFVPGMVVGPGEDGDSLFDPGNPAKLAYNWAGEVVYRAPKKGDQQSFSEDNMVKRVLGLGKSDRGLQETIRGLLVGYLLHQLDGDKAYSSYSEVDAEGSGIESLTGEDLSKAAGLARDNAAFSLF
- the tsaE gene encoding tRNA (adenosine(37)-N6)-threonylcarbamoyltransferase complex ATPase subunit type 1 TsaE, whose product is MEASFPDRGERLCPTAADAQALGAELGKALQAGDLVVLDGPLGAGKTTFTQGIARGMGVKGRVTSPTFVIAREHASQSNGPALVHVDAYRLGEDPLGELDALDLDTALEDAVVVAEWGGGLVEQLAQRYIHVTLDRRTHAETEARIISWRVESGM
- the glmM gene encoding phosphoglucosamine mutase, whose amino-acid sequence is MTRLFGTDGVRGLANEALTASLALKLGAAAATVLTKDRGSEKRRPIALIGRDPRVSGEMLAAAMAAGMASKGVDVLRVGVIPTPGLAYLTDDYGADIGVMISASHNPMPDNGIKFFAAGGKKLPDDIEDEIERAMAVLEETGPTGTAIGRVIEEAPDAQERYLAHLKEAVGESLSGIKVVVDCANGAASEVAPKAYAAAGAEVTAIHNTPNAYNINDGSGSTHMEQIQAAVVEHGADLGLAHDGDADRCLAVDAQGNIVDGDQIMAILATGMKESNSLKDNTLVATVMSNLGLKLAMQDEGIELRQTKVGDRYVLEELNRGDFSLGGEQSGHIVVPAHATTGDGVLSGLMLMQRMAETGQTLAELANVMTVLPQTLINVPVSNKALILEDASVKDAIAEAEAELGDSGRVLLRPSGTEELFRVMVEAAEEEQARKVAGRLAAVVAAV
- the alr gene encoding alanine racemase; translated protein: MLTTTIDLDAIAHNTRTLRAQTQAQLMCVVKADAYNHGVERCVPVMEANGADAFGVATFAEARRVRALTGKPVLAWLWDPAEQIPEGVDVGVPSLEHLRALIDVPSAPTIYLKVDTGMHRSGIDEQRWQEAFELALVAQKQGRCEVAGLMTHLSCADDPSDPYTDQQATAFRRAIAQARQVGLRVERNHAANSAATWTRPDLHFDMVRPGLSLYGLEPVVGLDHGLRPAMTWSAPVVTVKPMRAGEATSYARTWQAPEDGFSAVIPVGYADGVQRSWQGALEVEIGGRSYPQVGRVSMDQVVIWLGANEAGVAPGDTAVLFGDATALAARAGTINYEVVCAPRGRTTRTYIGEGK